In a genomic window of Sporohalobacter salinus:
- a CDS encoding helicase HerA domain-containing protein yields MQVVGLTTQQEVYVASRERKFRSNEILKILDSNLDNPLGEVVETQSYNRFIPLSIEDSFVDKGVIESLRSIGYNIDEDEINIAKVRLLTEAIYPIKTGAAVEIPEFDEVKNLMIKEEPSQGLVLGIIRGTEEMTADMDNKLQGIAPLLEDDDIIPQEGIPFNFKLRAMHQYPHIGIIGGSGSGKSFGMRVMLEELMKLEIPTLVFDPHFEMDFSEDFAGLPDEYKVDFSDRFEIFQVGQDVGVNFEDLSTKDLTELLSAASDLSESMSNVVESLHNAKGKRDSLLTFKNRLHDLQEAMNEGKSKIQRRLKSGELSGRKKEQYQDYLGLLNDYSSLHLSSINGVIWRLNRLERDGLFNQSIIDIEKALKTRKLVVIQGTIRLLQVFSTYLLGNLYRQRRDYKDADYRGEKADYFPPFVIATDEAHNFAPKGYESPAKRILKQISQEGRKYGTFLILATQRPTLLEETVTAQLNTKFVFRTVRASDIEIIKQETDLTAEEAKRLPYLRSGDAFMSSAIFGRTMPIRIRVAKTTSPHTENPFDELEAKTEADQEEFYSLIADQLPIYDSDLLTPLKRVNKRLEGKVLDVNSLQGKLDNLAAKGKLKKEESVLGDVTYKLEK; encoded by the coding sequence GTGCAAGTAGTTGGCTTAACTACTCAGCAAGAGGTCTATGTAGCTTCTAGAGAACGAAAATTTCGCAGTAATGAGATATTGAAGATTTTGGATTCAAATCTAGATAATCCCTTAGGAGAAGTAGTCGAGACTCAGTCTTATAATCGTTTTATTCCACTATCAATTGAAGATAGTTTTGTTGATAAGGGAGTTATCGAATCATTACGGAGTATAGGTTATAACATTGATGAAGACGAAATTAATATAGCGAAGGTAAGATTATTAACGGAAGCTATTTATCCGATTAAGACAGGGGCGGCAGTGGAGATACCGGAGTTTGATGAAGTTAAGAATTTGATGATTAAGGAGGAGCCTAGTCAAGGTTTAGTATTGGGAATAATTAGAGGAACAGAAGAAATGACAGCCGATATGGATAATAAACTGCAGGGTATAGCTCCTTTATTAGAAGATGATGATATTATTCCTCAAGAAGGAATTCCTTTTAATTTTAAACTGCGTGCTATGCATCAGTATCCGCATATTGGAATTATTGGTGGGTCTGGTTCCGGTAAATCATTTGGCATGCGAGTAATGTTAGAAGAATTAATGAAACTCGAAATACCTACTTTGGTTTTTGATCCGCATTTTGAAATGGATTTTAGCGAGGATTTTGCTGGTTTACCTGATGAATATAAAGTTGATTTTAGTGATCGTTTTGAAATATTTCAAGTAGGGCAGGATGTAGGAGTTAACTTTGAAGATTTAAGCACTAAGGATTTAACTGAGCTGCTGTCAGCAGCTAGTGACTTAAGTGAATCTATGAGCAATGTTGTAGAAAGTTTACATAATGCAAAAGGTAAGCGCGATTCATTATTGACCTTTAAAAACCGGCTGCATGATCTACAAGAAGCTATGAATGAAGGGAAGAGTAAGATTCAACGGCGGTTGAAATCTGGTGAGTTAAGTGGCCGAAAAAAGGAACAGTATCAAGATTATCTGGGCTTATTAAATGATTATAGTAGTTTACATTTAAGTTCAATTAATGGAGTTATTTGGCGGCTGAATAGATTGGAAAGAGATGGTTTATTTAATCAGAGTATTATAGATATAGAGAAAGCATTAAAGACTAGAAAGTTAGTAGTTATTCAGGGAACTATAAGATTATTACAGGTGTTTTCTACTTATTTATTGGGGAATTTGTACCGGCAGCGGAGGGACTATAAGGATGCGGATTATCGCGGAGAAAAAGCTGATTATTTCCCTCCTTTTGTAATTGCTACTGATGAGGCTCATAATTTTGCTCCTAAAGGTTATGAATCTCCAGCCAAAAGAATTCTTAAACAGATTTCTCAGGAGGGAAGGAAGTATGGAACTTTCTTAATTTTGGCTACTCAGCGGCCTACACTATTAGAAGAGACAGTTACTGCTCAGCTTAATACTAAATTTGTTTTTCGAACAGTGCGTGCTTCTGATATTGAGATTATAAAACAAGAGACAGATCTAACTGCTGAGGAGGCCAAACGGTTACCTTATCTTAGATCTGGTGATGCTTTTATGTCTTCAGCTATTTTTGGTCGAACAATGCCGATTAGAATTAGAGTAGCTAAAACGACTAGTCCTCATACTGAGAATCCATTTGATGAATTGGAAGCTAAGACAGAAGCAGATCAGGAAGAATTTTATAGTTTAATAGCTGATCAATTGCCTATTTATGATAGTGATTTATTGACTCCACTAAAAAGAGTTAATAAAAGGCTAGAAGGTAAGGTATTAGATGTTAATAGTCTACAAGGAAAGTTAGATAATTTAGCAGCCAAAGGAAAGCTTAAAAAAGAAGAGTCAGTTTTGGGAGATGTTACCTACAAATTAGAAAAATAA
- a CDS encoding class D beta-lactamase, which yields MSKKRILFITLILLVILSLPIYAATNEYQKNDINLRNYFENKENISFVLYNLEDDSYSIYNESQVNEPLSPASTFKICHSLIALQTGVLKKDKLNKMKWNGKKYPIKSWNKDQTLSSAVSHSVVWYFQKVAVKIGKDRMKSYLSKLHYGNEQISRINTFWFDNSLKISAKEQVEFMKKLYTNKLPFDRKVMDKVKKIITLEETKNYIFSGKTGTLSIDRKNRLGWFVGYFHNKNTKQRYVFALTIKNGKQAKGWKAKKMSKSLLVKLNSIN from the coding sequence ATGAGCAAAAAACGAATATTATTTATTACATTAATTTTATTAGTTATATTATCTTTGCCGATTTATGCTGCAACAAATGAATATCAAAAAAATGATATTAATCTAAGAAATTACTTTGAAAATAAAGAAAATATTAGTTTTGTTTTATATAATCTAGAAGATGATTCGTATTCTATTTATAATGAAAGTCAAGTAAATGAGCCCCTATCACCCGCATCTACTTTTAAAATATGTCATTCTTTGATTGCTTTACAAACAGGTGTTTTAAAAAAGGATAAGTTAAATAAAATGAAGTGGAATGGTAAGAAATATCCAATAAAATCATGGAACAAAGATCAAACCTTATCTTCTGCTGTTTCTCATTCAGTTGTTTGGTATTTTCAAAAAGTTGCTGTTAAAATTGGAAAAGACAGAATGAAGTCTTACCTTTCAAAATTACATTATGGAAATGAACAAATTAGTAGAATTAATACATTTTGGTTTGATAATTCTTTAAAGATATCTGCTAAAGAACAAGTGGAATTTATGAAGAAATTATATACAAATAAATTACCATTTGATAGAAAAGTTATGGATAAAGTTAAAAAGATTATAACTTTAGAAGAAACCAAAAATTACATTTTTTCTGGAAAAACTGGAACCTTAAGTATAGATCGTAAGAATAGATTAGGATGGTTTGTAGGATATTTTCATAATAAAAATACCAAACAAAGATATGTGTTTGCTTTAACTATAAAAAATGGGAAGCAAGCAAAAGGATGGAAAGCTAAAAAAATGAGCAAATCATTACTTGTAAAATTGAATTCAATAAATTAA